The following proteins are encoded in a genomic region of Elgaria multicarinata webbii isolate HBS135686 ecotype San Diego chromosome 16, rElgMul1.1.pri, whole genome shotgun sequence:
- the CD276 gene encoding CD276 antigen: MAIPPNSHPDAHCAPPVSHLTYFATKMCCHLLIAGLLLSTLAGALELEVPDDPVVAIFGRDAILRCSFSPDANFSLDDLTLIWQLTDTKRLVHSFAGGRDQLANQRGDYANRTALFYDQLPRGNVSLLLHRVRIADEGSFTCFVRVTDYGSAAVTLQVAAFYSKPNMNLEPNKNLKPGDLVTVTCHTFSGYPEAIVVWQDGRGSNITENITTSQVANEEGLFDVRSVLRVVLEPNSTYSCLVKNPLLRQETHASVTITGQHLLFPAVALWVTVGLAVCLVVLLIVLAYVCQKKIRQSCKEEKENAGIEDEGEGSKTALQPLKNMDVKEDIGEEID, translated from the exons ATGGCCATCCCTCCAAACTCGCATCCCGACGCCCACTGTGCTCCTCCTGTCTCTCATTTGACTTACTTTGCAACGAAGATGTGCTGCCATCTGTTGATCGCAGGTCTTTTGCTGTCAACTCTGGCTG gTGCCCTGGAACTCGAGGTCCCTGATGACCCTGTGGTCGCCATCTTTGGCCGCGACGCCATCTTGCGCTGCTCCTTCTCTCCCGACGCCAACTTCAGCCTGGACGACCTGACCCTCATCTGGCAGCTGACCGACACCAAGCGGCTGGTGCACAGCTTTGCCGGGGGCCGGGACCAGCTGGCCAACCAACGGGGCGACTACGCCAACCGCACCGCCCTCTTCTATGACCAGCTGCCCCGGGGCAACGTCTCCCTGCTGCTGCACCGCGTGAGGATCGCTGACGAAGGGAGCTTCACCTGCTTTGTCCGGGTCACGGACTACGGTAGCGCGGCCGTCACACTGCAGGTGGCAG CTTTCTACTCCAAGCCCAACATGAATCTGGAACCCAACAAGAATCTGAAGCCGGGGGACCTGGTAACGGTGACGTGCCACACCTTTTCCGGCTATCCCGAGGCGATTGTGGTCTGGCAAGACGGCCGTGGCAGCAACATCACGGAGAACATCACCACCTCCCAGGTGGCCAACGAGGAGGGCCTCTTTGATGTTCGGAGTGTCCTGCGGGTCGTGCTGGAGCCCAACAGCACTTACAGCTGCTTGGTGAAGAACCCCTTGCTACGGCAGGAAACGCACGCCTCGGTCACCATCACCG GTCAGCACCTCCTGTTTCCAGCGGTGGCTCTCTGGGTAACAGTGGGATTGGCCGTCTGCCTTGTTGTCCTTTTGATTGTCCTGGCATATGTGTGCCAGAAGAAGATCCGACAGAGCtgcaaagaagagaaagagaacgCCG gaaTAGAGGATGAAGGAGAAGGATCCAAGACAG CTTTGCAGCCCCTGAAGAACATGGACGTCAAAGAAG aCATTGGAGAAGAGATTGACTGA